In Oligoflexia bacterium, the following are encoded in one genomic region:
- a CDS encoding PilZ domain-containing protein, giving the protein MFKSLKNLFFPESTATEAPVSGHIYFGAEKRKHARIAYPSFGAIGRLPTIFLNNVKLPVANLSVGGFLLTSPQLNMKPGDIGQFKFTWKVGAEFVQKAKLLRVNGTHWHFKFTDVDPRFYVRFFDVTKPGDLGRFCIQLSENEIPKTDGFIEMWKNPEKYFVGFKTTETIIDFDGRKFKYVSTQGLVLDNGTIVKSDDPVIADIFLFLINIVHPSSKVRELIAQMTARYFKT; this is encoded by the coding sequence ATGTTTAAAAGTTTAAAAAATTTGTTTTTCCCTGAAAGCACCGCCACTGAGGCTCCCGTTAGCGGTCATATATATTTTGGCGCTGAGAAACGAAAACACGCACGTATTGCGTACCCATCTTTCGGAGCAATCGGGCGCCTTCCTACAATATTTCTGAACAATGTCAAATTACCTGTAGCGAATTTAAGTGTAGGTGGATTTTTGCTCACAAGCCCTCAACTGAATATGAAACCAGGAGATATTGGTCAATTTAAATTTACATGGAAAGTAGGTGCTGAGTTTGTTCAAAAGGCAAAACTACTGCGTGTAAATGGAACCCACTGGCATTTTAAATTTACCGATGTTGACCCACGATTTTATGTTCGTTTCTTTGATGTGACAAAACCCGGTGACCTTGGACGCTTTTGTATACAACTTTCAGAAAATGAAATTCCTAAAACCGATGGATTCATTGAGATGTGGAAAAACCCAGAAAAATATTTCGTGGGTTTTAAAACCACCGAAACAATCATAGATTTTGATGGACGTAAATTTAAGTATGTCTCAACTCAAGGACTTGTTTTAGATAATGGCACAATCGTTAAATCTGATGATCCGGTAATTGCTGACATTTTTCTTTTTTTAATTAATATTGTTCATCCAAGTTCAAAAGTACGCGAACTCATCGCTCAAATGACAGCACGCTATTTTAAGACTTAA